One window of Manihot esculenta cultivar AM560-2 chromosome 17, M.esculenta_v8, whole genome shotgun sequence genomic DNA carries:
- the LOC122722263 gene encoding myosin-4-like, translated as MDEVKFLKNFVLSRDNIHAIVDAFSAGRSVSEAAAEVVQATSSKKVSRSPAKVPSQVAKPSSRSSKSSRPSGRGGPSSPLESAEGSRSAPASSEAVIEASLVITEQTSVVEQVERGTAHSPEKVSGGKDKEDSGTGLEIVLIEDRTPEDLTQDAPAPVRTEPEGSGVVPAKTGDKRPAPPRTSVPSPARKKSRATTGSSMALPPIGKGKSAAAELPLPSSGNALKASDITSESPASAVADLLRMQMFGGVTQASDPRLLALTGLLASSTEEQVSFRSRSREELGNTIREMLLMVTGLVTEVDIRDHSFRESVDRRIEEARREENISATNDARGNLAAAREQIQTLQAELNSALEALKRAEEETAETAKHTSSLEDELSRTRKVLQESDERATALEARCKGVSEQLSSMANALQERNEALGQKAEVQRQYDALKADFDGLQAHMKEERTQKEAALARVQVLEQELSASSDRIRDLTSLAEEFKLRHDQLNQEVRALECKAQLVREQCIAEYQESDELKEKIVQAGESAVQDYKDSSEFKEFVAEACEAHLGKYLASGEMKRAIVNEALRFYSTGYNRGLREARWAPDTPLSELRKREVDSDGEPVMYGEDDLPMPRGDCRVGGRSTVSSSDDAELEEEDVEVLGSKDDDPVAEEENPNLGSEIAPAADVESSDPRDTELPADVTANRDSVGEGVLTDVSPLRTIYPPTLPER; from the exons agaaggttaGCCGATCTCCAGCCAAAGTTCCCTCTCAAGTTGcaaagccgagctctcgcagctcCAAGTCATCCAGGCCATCTGGCCGTGGCGGACCGAGCTCGCCTTTGGAGTCTGCCGAAGGGTCTAGGTCtgctccagcctcctcagaggcCGTGATAGAGGCTTCCTTGGTTATCACGGAGCAGACTTCTGTTGTTGAGCAGGTGGAGCGGGGTACTGCCCACTCTCCTGAGAAGGTATCTGGGGGTAAAGACAAGGAGGATTCCGGGACAGGACTGGAGATCGTCCTTATTGAGGACCGAACTCCAGAGGATCTCACCCaagatgcccctgcccctgtgaggactgaacctGAGGGTTCTGGGGTCGTTCCAGCAAAGACCGGGGACAAGCGCCCAGCTCCTCCGAGAACGTCTGTCCCATCTCCAGCTaggaagaaatccagggctaCTACAGGGTCTTCCATggctcttcctcccattgggaaaggaAAAAGTGCTGCTGCCGAGCTTCCGTTACCTTCCTCTGGCAACGCTTTGAAAGCGTCGGACATTACCTCTGAGTCTCCAGCCAGTGCTGTTGCTGACCTGCTCAGAATGCAGATGTTCGGCGGGGTTACACAAGCTTCTGATCCCCGTcttcttgccctgactggtctcttagccagtTCTACTGAGGAACAGGTATCTTTCCGATCTCGTTCTCGTGAAGAGCTCGGGAAcacaatcagggagatgctaCTGATG GTGACGGGTCTTGTCACGGAGGTGGATATCCGTGATCATTCCTTCCGGGAGTCTGTAGACCGCCGGATTGAGGAAGCGCGTAGAGAGGAGAATATATCTGCAACTAATGATGCGAGGGGGAATCTGGCTGCTGCTCGAGAACAAATCCAGACCCTCCAGGCGGAATTGAACTCTGCATTGGAGGCCCTTAAAAGGGCTGAGGAGGAAACAGCTGAGACAGCGAAGCACACCTCGTCTTTAGAAGATGAGCTGTCTCGGACTCGCAAAGTTCTCCaagagtctgatgagagggcaacGGCCTTGGAGGCTCGCTGCAAGGGAGTTTCGGAGCAACTATCCTCTATGGCGAATGCTCTTCAAGAGAGGAATGAGGCTTTGGGCCAAAAAGCGGAGGTCCAGCGCCAGTATGATGCCTTAAAGGCAGATTTTGATGGACTTCAAGCTCATATGAAGGAGGAGAGAACTCAGAAAGAGGCGGCCCTAGCTCGGGTGCAGGTCCTCGAGCAGGAGTTGAGTGCAAGTTCTGACCGTATCAGAGATCTGACTTCTTTGGCTGAAGAATTCAAACTTCGTCATGATCAACTTAACCAGGAAGTCAGGGCGTTGGAATGTAAAGCTCAGCTGGTACGCGAGCAAtgcatagcggagtatcaggagtctgacgaGCTGAAGGAGAAAATCGTTCAGGCCGGTGAGTCGGCTGTTCAGGACTACaaggactcttctgagtttaaggagtttgtagctgaggcctgtgaagcGCATCTTGGTAAATATTtagcttctggtgaaatgaagAGGGCTATTGTTAATGAAGCCCTTCGTTTTTACTCAACCGGCTATAATcgtggtttaagagaagctaggtGGGCTCCTGATACCCCGTTGTCAGAGCTTCGCAAGCGTGAAGTAGATTCAGATGGCGAGCCAGTAATGTATGGAGAGGATGATTTACCTATGCCCCGGGGAGATTGCCGTGTTGGTGGCCGGTCAACTGTGTCTTCCTCGGATGACGCCGAGCTGGAAGAAGAGGACGTGGAAGTCCTTGGGTCGAAGGATGACGACCCTGTTGCTGAGGAGGAGAACCCCAACCTTGGGTCGGAAATTGCTCCTGCTGCTGATGTTGAGAGCTCTGATCCAAGGGATACTGAGCTTCCTGCAGATGTTACTGCAAATAGGGATAGTGTGGGCGAGGGAGTTTtaactgatgtaagtcctttaaggactatctaTCCTCCTACTTTGCCTGAGAGGTGA